A DNA window from Gemmatimonadaceae bacterium contains the following coding sequences:
- a CDS encoding D-Ala-D-Ala carboxypeptidase family metallohydrolase, translating to MAALVLPRPAAPEAAIATPEAAGISHSVDLTVALPGDPVRMPMDIGPDSAGLRYEWVAVGDTVVPVYSLPFDSARLYAPAKPGFYHLALVRDTAQTVLDTPTLAVMVPFDEERGGEINGYRIGTYRGERHAGDAHPEGFLAVEPQDVDLPVSAHLRVSDFITHDAQQDRWPKYVALRPRLLDKIELVLAELQRATGRSTPIALDLDVHSGFRTPLYNRTVPRAADDSRHQYGDAADIALDANGDGRIDARDVQAIAEAVDRVEAMHPELTGGLGLYTSRRYPTPYVHIDTRGERKRWRG from the coding sequence GTGGCCGCCCTGGTGCTGCCGCGGCCGGCGGCGCCCGAGGCGGCCATCGCCACGCCGGAAGCGGCCGGCATCAGCCACTCCGTGGACCTGACGGTGGCGCTGCCCGGCGATCCGGTGCGCATGCCGATGGACATCGGCCCTGACTCCGCCGGCCTCCGGTACGAATGGGTGGCGGTGGGCGACACCGTGGTTCCGGTGTACTCGCTTCCCTTTGACAGTGCCCGGTTGTACGCCCCCGCCAAGCCGGGGTTCTACCATCTGGCGCTGGTGCGCGACACGGCGCAGACTGTGCTCGACACGCCGACGCTGGCCGTCATGGTGCCGTTCGACGAGGAGCGGGGAGGGGAGATCAACGGGTATCGCATCGGGACCTACCGCGGGGAGCGGCACGCGGGCGACGCGCATCCGGAAGGGTTCCTGGCCGTGGAGCCCCAGGACGTGGACCTGCCCGTGAGCGCGCACCTGCGGGTGTCCGACTTCATCACCCACGACGCGCAGCAGGACCGGTGGCCCAAATACGTGGCGCTGCGTCCGCGATTGCTCGACAAGATCGAGTTGGTGCTGGCGGAACTGCAGCGCGCGACGGGCCGTAGTACCCCCATCGCCCTCGACCTCGACGTCCACTCCGGCTTCCGGACGCCGCTGTACAATCGCACGGTGCCGCGCGCCGCCGACGACAGCCGTCATCAGTACGGCGACGCGGCCGACATCGCGCTCGACGCCAACGGGGACGGTCGCATCGACGCGCGCGACGTGCAGGCGATTGCCGAGGCCGTGGACCGGGTGGAAGCGATGCATCCGGAACTGACGGGTGGCCTCGGGCTCTACACCAGCCGGCGGTATCCCACGCCCTACGTACACATCGACACGCGCGGCGAGCGGAAGCGCTGGCGCGGCTAG
- a CDS encoding SH3 domain-containing protein: protein MRLRSLLFLVPALVAPVVPARAQTITAPAVLYSEPGAHELATLAQGTTLAPIASSGAYVRVTLHGYIATSLLSGKRDSFPATVATSGARLRTSASASASVVAEVNQGMGLHVVKRGGSWTEVERAGWIRRSALPSAPRRDPAVQKPVQKSAPPAAPSDTPPPPAAATPVSGDAVTPVTSAPLSAAPGLPAVATVVHGAVLTPVARDRGWVRVQLDGWMREGDLTAADSSLARLSAADLRANPDQYVGRLLRWTVTVLAFQTADPLRHDMSPDEPYLLARGPGDENAMLYLTLPPALVAKAKAYAPLTTVVVTAKVRTGRADPSGVPILDVVSITTK, encoded by the coding sequence ATGCGACTTCGTTCACTCCTGTTCCTGGTTCCGGCCCTCGTCGCGCCCGTCGTCCCGGCGCGCGCGCAGACGATCACCGCGCCGGCCGTGCTGTACTCCGAGCCCGGCGCCCACGAGCTGGCCACCCTGGCCCAGGGCACCACGCTCGCGCCCATCGCGTCGTCGGGCGCCTACGTGCGGGTCACCCTCCATGGGTACATCGCCACGTCGCTGCTCAGCGGCAAGCGCGACTCGTTTCCAGCCACCGTGGCCACGTCGGGGGCGCGGCTCCGAACCAGCGCGTCGGCTTCGGCCTCCGTCGTGGCGGAGGTGAATCAGGGCATGGGCCTGCACGTGGTCAAACGCGGCGGCAGTTGGACCGAGGTGGAGCGGGCCGGATGGATCCGGCGCTCGGCACTCCCCTCCGCGCCGCGCCGCGATCCCGCGGTGCAGAAGCCGGTGCAGAAATCGGCGCCCCCGGCCGCGCCGTCCGACACCCCGCCGCCGCCGGCCGCCGCCACCCCGGTGAGCGGCGACGCGGTGACTCCGGTGACGAGCGCCCCGCTCTCGGCCGCGCCGGGGCTCCCCGCCGTGGCCACCGTGGTGCACGGCGCCGTGCTCACGCCCGTGGCGCGCGATCGCGGCTGGGTGCGCGTCCAACTGGACGGGTGGATGCGCGAAGGTGACCTCACCGCCGCCGACAGTTCGCTGGCGCGGTTGAGCGCGGCCGATCTGCGCGCCAACCCCGACCAGTACGTTGGGCGGCTGCTGCGCTGGACCGTCACCGTGCTGGCCTTCCAGACCGCCGACCCGCTGCGCCACGACATGAGCCCCGACGAGCCGTACCTCCTGGCCCGCGGGCCCGGCGACGAGAACGCGATGCTGTACCTCACGCTCCCGCCGGCGCTGGTGGCCAAGGCCAAGGCCTATGCGCCGCTCACCACCGTGGTGGTAACGGCCAAGGTTCGCACGGGCCGCGCCGACCCTTCGGGGGTGCCGATTCTGGACGTCGTGTCGATCACCACGAAGTAA
- the gpmI gene encoding 2,3-bisphosphoglycerate-independent phosphoglycerate mutase: MPAHTKRPVVLVVLDGWGYRAETEGNAIALARTPTWDRLVARYPRTLLEASGLAVGLPEGQMGNSEVGHLNLGAGRVVMQDIVRISQAIKDGAFFRNEFLLDACRRAKASPHGTLHLMGLIGDGGVHALDQHLFALIDLAEREGVPRVAIHALLDGRDTLPRSALGFMQQLLARAGARAQVASLGGRYFGMDRDQRWPRTELWYRAAVEGTGPAAADPLAVIRAAYERDETDEFITPTTIVRDGAPVAPIRDGDAVICFNYRADRMRQIVRTLTVPSFDGFAIAHRPAVYLVTMTQYDQTFTAPMAFAPRSLVNIVGEVISDAGMTQFRTAETEKYAHVTYFFNGGRETPFPGEERLLVPSQKVATYDLAPEMSARGVTDVLCGAVEGRDHDFILCNYANSDMVGHTGSLPATIIAVETVDACLARLVAAAERAGARLLVTADHGNCEQMIDPGTGGPHTAHTTNPVPLVAVDAGQSAPVHGAAPLRSGGALCDVGPTLLTMLGLEPPPEMTGKDLRQTGVNS, encoded by the coding sequence ATGCCCGCACACACCAAACGCCCCGTCGTCCTTGTGGTGCTCGACGGCTGGGGATATCGCGCCGAGACCGAGGGGAACGCGATCGCGCTGGCCCGCACGCCCACCTGGGACCGGCTCGTGGCGCGCTATCCGCGCACCCTGCTCGAGGCGTCGGGACTGGCCGTGGGCCTGCCCGAGGGGCAGATGGGCAACAGCGAGGTGGGGCATCTGAACCTCGGCGCCGGCCGCGTGGTGATGCAGGACATCGTCCGCATCTCGCAGGCGATCAAGGACGGCGCGTTCTTTCGCAACGAGTTCCTGCTCGACGCCTGCCGCCGGGCCAAGGCGTCGCCCCACGGCACGCTCCACCTCATGGGGCTCATCGGCGACGGCGGCGTGCACGCGCTCGATCAACACCTGTTCGCGCTCATCGATCTGGCCGAGCGCGAGGGGGTGCCGCGGGTGGCCATCCACGCGCTGCTCGACGGGCGCGACACGCTCCCCCGCTCGGCGCTGGGCTTCATGCAGCAGTTGCTGGCGCGAGCCGGCGCTCGGGCCCAGGTGGCGAGCCTCGGCGGGCGCTACTTCGGCATGGACCGCGACCAGCGGTGGCCGCGCACCGAGCTGTGGTACCGGGCCGCGGTGGAGGGCACCGGTCCCGCCGCCGCCGACCCGCTGGCGGTGATCCGCGCCGCGTACGAGCGGGACGAGACCGACGAGTTCATCACGCCGACGACGATCGTCCGCGACGGCGCGCCCGTGGCGCCGATCCGCGACGGCGACGCCGTGATCTGCTTCAACTACCGCGCCGACCGCATGCGCCAGATCGTGCGCACCCTCACCGTGCCCTCGTTCGACGGGTTTGCGATCGCCCACCGTCCCGCGGTGTATCTGGTGACGATGACGCAATACGACCAGACCTTCACCGCCCCGATGGCGTTCGCGCCGCGCTCGCTCGTGAACATCGTGGGCGAGGTGATTTCCGATGCCGGCATGACGCAGTTCCGCACGGCGGAAACCGAGAAGTACGCGCACGTGACCTACTTCTTCAACGGGGGCCGCGAGACGCCGTTTCCCGGCGAGGAGCGGTTGCTCGTGCCCAGCCAGAAGGTGGCCACGTACGACCTCGCGCCCGAGATGAGCGCACGCGGCGTGACCGACGTGCTGTGCGGCGCGGTGGAGGGGCGCGACCACGACTTCATTCTCTGCAACTACGCCAACAGCGACATGGTGGGGCACACCGGCTCGCTCCCGGCCACGATCATCGCCGTGGAGACGGTGGACGCGTGTCTGGCGCGCCTGGTCGCGGCGGCCGAACGGGCCGGCGCCCGGCTGCTCGTCACCGCCGACCACGGCAACTGCGAGCAGATGATCGACCCCGGGACGGGTGGGCCGCACACCGCCCACACCACCAATCCGGTACCTCTGGTGGCCGTGGATGCCGGCCAGAGCGCCCCCGTGCACGGCGCCGCCCCCCTTCGTTCGGGTGGCGCGTTGTGCGATGTTGGGCCTACCCTTCTCACGATGCTCGGGCTGGAACCGCCGCCCGAGATGACCGGGAAGGACCTTCGACAGACGGGAGTCAATTCGTGA
- a CDS encoding 6-carboxytetrahydropterin synthase — protein MAIAYLTRRVTFAAAHRYRLPELSDAENERRFGLCARPNFHGHTYTCDVTVRGPIEHRTGMIMDLADLDRVLERDVRARFDHANLNLDIPEFAEGALVPTGENLARHIFDAVQRGIGTAAAVCEVRVAEDTTLSAVYRGE, from the coding sequence ATGGCGATCGCCTACCTCACCCGCCGCGTCACCTTCGCCGCCGCCCATCGGTATCGCCTGCCCGAACTGAGCGACGCCGAGAACGAACGCCGGTTCGGCCTCTGCGCGCGCCCCAACTTCCACGGCCACACGTACACCTGTGACGTGACGGTGCGCGGCCCGATCGAGCACCGCACGGGGATGATCATGGACCTGGCCGACCTCGACCGGGTGCTCGAGCGCGACGTGCGGGCGCGGTTCGACCACGCGAACCTCAACCTCGACATCCCCGAGTTCGCCGAGGGCGCGCTCGTGCCCACGGGCGAGAACCTGGCGCGGCACATCTTCGACGCGGTGCAGCGCGGCATCGGCACGGCGGCCGCCGTGTGCGAGGTGCGCGTGGCCGAAGACACCACGCTGAGCGCCGTGTACCGCGGCGAGTAG
- a CDS encoding molybdenum cofactor guanylyltransferase, translating to MPVAAPVPVGVILAGGESTRFGSPKGLARVGGARIIDRVADALRAVSADLLLVANDPDADRWLPGVPRIADRVAGGGGLSGVHAALAHTRRPVLVVAWDMPFVTPALLDALARRCAADAADACVPDSASPVGMEPFCACYAPSCLPWLERALRAGETGGARFARSLPRLARLTAAETAEFGPAARLFFGVNTGDDLARAQALAAESQ from the coding sequence ATGCCCGTTGCCGCTCCCGTCCCGGTGGGCGTGATCCTCGCCGGTGGGGAGAGCACGCGGTTCGGCAGCCCCAAGGGGCTGGCCCGGGTGGGCGGCGCGCGCATCATCGACCGGGTGGCCGATGCGCTGCGCGCCGTGTCGGCCGACCTGCTGCTCGTGGCCAACGATCCCGACGCGGACCGCTGGCTGCCCGGCGTGCCGCGGATTGCCGACCGCGTGGCCGGCGGCGGCGGGTTGAGCGGCGTGCACGCGGCGCTGGCGCACACCCGCCGACCGGTGCTGGTGGTGGCGTGGGACATGCCCTTCGTGACGCCGGCGCTGCTCGACGCGCTGGCCCGGCGGTGCGCGGCCGACGCCGCCGACGCCTGCGTGCCGGACAGCGCGTCGCCGGTGGGCATGGAACCGTTCTGCGCCTGTTACGCGCCGTCGTGCCTGCCGTGGCTCGAGCGGGCGCTGCGCGCCGGCGAGACGGGTGGCGCGCGGTTCGCGCGGTCGTTGCCGCGGCTGGCCCGGCTCACCGCGGCCGAGACGGCGGAATTCGGCCCGGCGGCGCGGCTCTTCTTCGGCGTGAACACCGGCGACGATCTGGCGCGCGCCCAGGCGTTGGCCGCGGAATCGCAGTAG
- the dacB gene encoding D-alanyl-D-alanine carboxypeptidase/D-alanyl-D-alanine-endopeptidase has protein sequence MRSTRRVLARWRWSAAVVAAASAGCARPGGAPAPAREGRAAFRHAVDSLVDLPAFRNAHLGVLVVDPERGDTIYSHDAGKLFLPASNMKLVTSSVAIARLGLDYRWVTTVAARGPVRDGTVEGDLLVFGRGDPTVSNRMRGDAMRPLRDIADSLYARGIRRVTGGVVLGADVFPGPTIGFGWSWDDLDDPDGAAVDELLFNDGFGVIHVRGGDRPGVAPSVATTPARTYPPVRVAARTLDAADTAGLRARPLRVARDTARGVFVVRGTIAARDTASLAVTFPDPDGAYLAALREALQDRGIGVDGRRVDATGAVDSLVRIVSPPLRDVLPAMLKPSQNQMAEMLLRTLALVETGVGRADSARRVETAQLEAWGAAPDGFVLRDGSGMARYDYLSPETVVHVLDAMRRSPAFDAFYAALPIAGVDGTLRARMRGTPAEGNVHAKTGSLANTRSLSGYATTRDGRRVIFSVLCNNWTAPPALVLAVEDSIAARVAALRLR, from the coding sequence ATGCGATCCACGCGACGGGTTCTCGCTCGGTGGCGATGGAGCGCCGCGGTCGTCGCCGCGGCGAGCGCGGGCTGCGCGCGCCCGGGCGGCGCGCCGGCGCCGGCCCGCGAGGGGCGGGCCGCGTTCCGGCACGCGGTGGACTCGCTGGTCGATCTTCCCGCGTTCCGGAACGCGCATCTGGGCGTGTTGGTGGTGGACCCCGAGCGCGGCGACACGATCTACTCGCACGACGCGGGCAAGCTGTTCCTCCCGGCGTCCAACATGAAGCTGGTGACGAGTTCGGTGGCCATCGCCCGGCTCGGACTCGACTATCGCTGGGTGACCACCGTGGCGGCGCGCGGTCCGGTGCGCGACGGCACGGTGGAGGGCGACCTGCTGGTGTTCGGCCGCGGCGATCCCACGGTGAGCAACCGCATGCGCGGCGACGCGATGCGCCCGCTGCGCGACATCGCCGATTCCCTCTACGCGCGGGGCATTCGCCGCGTGACCGGCGGCGTGGTGCTGGGGGCCGACGTGTTTCCCGGGCCGACGATCGGGTTCGGCTGGTCGTGGGACGATCTCGACGATCCCGACGGCGCGGCGGTGGACGAACTGCTGTTCAACGACGGCTTCGGCGTGATCCACGTGCGCGGCGGCGATCGGCCCGGCGTCGCGCCGAGCGTGGCAACGACGCCCGCGCGCACGTACCCGCCGGTGCGCGTGGCGGCGCGCACGTTGGACGCCGCCGATACCGCGGGCTTGCGCGCGCGGCCGCTGCGCGTCGCGCGGGATACGGCGCGGGGCGTCTTCGTGGTGCGCGGCACGATCGCCGCGCGCGACACGGCCTCGCTCGCCGTCACCTTCCCGGATCCCGACGGCGCGTACCTGGCGGCGCTGCGCGAAGCCCTGCAGGACCGCGGGATCGGCGTGGACGGCCGCCGCGTGGATGCCACGGGGGCGGTGGACTCGCTCGTCCGCATCGTGTCGCCGCCGCTGCGCGACGTGTTGCCGGCGATGCTCAAGCCGTCGCAGAACCAGATGGCCGAGATGCTGCTGCGCACGCTGGCGCTGGTCGAGACGGGGGTGGGGCGCGCCGACAGCGCGCGCCGCGTGGAGACCGCGCAACTCGAAGCCTGGGGCGCCGCGCCCGACGGATTCGTGCTGCGCGACGGCAGCGGCATGGCGCGCTACGACTATCTCAGCCCCGAGACGGTGGTCCACGTGCTCGACGCGATGCGCCGTTCGCCGGCGTTCGACGCCTTCTACGCGGCGCTCCCGATCGCCGGGGTGGACGGCACGCTCCGCGCGCGCATGCGGGGCACGCCGGCCGAGGGCAACGTGCACGCCAAGACGGGCTCGCTGGCCAACACGCGGTCGCTGTCGGGCTATGCCACCACGCGCGACGGCCGCCGCGTGATCTTCAGCGTGCTCTGCAACAACTGGACGGCGCCGCCGGCACTGGTGCTCGCGGTGGAAGACTCGATCGCGGCCCGCGTGGCCGCGCTCCGGCTGCGCTGA
- the glp gene encoding gephyrin-like molybdotransferase Glp: protein MHTVRDAALAIVGAMATLPAESVGVREALDRVLAEDVVSPVDLPPWDNASMDGYAVRAADVRGASRAAPVALVVVGTIAAGARASRPLGAGEAYRIMTGAPLPAGADGVVRVEDSDAGTERVVLFDDRDAGRNVRPRGEDLAAGALAVARGTRLGPAHLGVLVSVGRAVLPVARRPRVAILATGDELVDVDRFDEVVRGERIVTSNSYTLEAMVRRAGGVPVPLGLVRDDPDALRACLLAAPPHDLLLTSGGISVGAFDHTRRVLADLGATLDFWRVKIRPGAPLGFGSWRGVPWIGLPGNPVSTMVTSELFVRPALRRMQGMTRPYAGTVPVRVAERVTTGAALTHFLRAVVASAADGVLEARLTGPQGSGLLTSMARANALLVLPEHRQDVAAGEMARALLLGDDALAAEAPEF from the coding sequence GTGCACACGGTACGCGACGCGGCGCTGGCGATCGTGGGGGCGATGGCGACGCTGCCCGCCGAATCGGTGGGCGTGCGCGAGGCGCTCGACCGCGTGCTCGCCGAAGACGTGGTTTCACCGGTCGACCTTCCGCCGTGGGACAACGCGTCGATGGACGGGTACGCGGTGCGCGCCGCCGATGTGCGCGGCGCGTCGCGCGCGGCGCCGGTGGCGCTGGTCGTGGTGGGGACGATCGCCGCCGGCGCCCGCGCGAGCCGGCCGCTCGGCGCCGGCGAGGCGTATCGCATCATGACTGGCGCCCCGCTGCCCGCGGGCGCCGACGGCGTGGTGCGCGTGGAGGACAGCGACGCGGGCACGGAGCGCGTGGTCCTGTTCGACGACCGCGATGCGGGACGCAACGTGCGACCCCGCGGCGAGGATCTGGCCGCGGGAGCGCTGGCGGTGGCGCGCGGCACGCGTCTGGGACCGGCGCACCTCGGCGTGCTCGTCTCGGTGGGGCGGGCCGTGCTGCCGGTGGCGCGGCGGCCGCGCGTGGCGATTCTCGCCACGGGCGACGAGCTCGTGGACGTGGACCGATTCGACGAGGTGGTGCGCGGCGAGCGGATCGTCACCTCCAACAGCTACACGCTCGAGGCGATGGTGCGCCGGGCCGGCGGCGTCCCCGTGCCGCTGGGCCTGGTGCGCGACGATCCCGACGCCCTGCGCGCGTGCCTCCTGGCCGCGCCGCCGCACGACCTGCTACTCACGTCGGGCGGCATCTCGGTGGGCGCGTTCGATCACACCCGCCGCGTGCTGGCCGACCTCGGCGCCACGCTCGACTTCTGGCGCGTGAAGATCCGCCCGGGCGCGCCGCTGGGGTTCGGGAGTTGGCGCGGCGTGCCGTGGATCGGGCTGCCGGGCAATCCGGTGTCCACGATGGTGACCAGCGAACTGTTCGTGCGGCCGGCGCTGCGACGGATGCAGGGGATGACGCGGCCGTACGCGGGCACCGTGCCGGTGCGCGTGGCCGAGCGCGTGACCACGGGGGCCGCGCTCACCCACTTCCTGCGGGCGGTGGTTGCGTCGGCGGCCGACGGCGTGCTCGAAGCTCGCCTCACCGGACCGCAGGGATCGGGGCTGCTCACGAGCATGGCGCGGGCCAACGCGCTGCTCGTGCTGCCGGAGCACCGCCAGGACGTGGCGGCCGGCGAGATGGCGCGCGCGCTCCTGCTCGGCGACGACGCGCTCGCCGCGGAGGCGCCGGAGTTCTAG
- a CDS encoding prepilin-type N-terminal cleavage/methylation domain-containing protein — translation MLRNRKGFTLIELLIVVVIIGILAAIAIPKFANTKDKAYVTAMKSDLRNMVTAEEAFFSDSSKYSTDLSAINFKQSTGVNTPVIATGAGYWSATVTHSQLAGHTCAIAVNTTNPLVSTAGEGEPVCN, via the coding sequence ATGTTGAGAAATCGCAAAGGCTTCACGCTCATCGAACTGCTCATCGTCGTCGTGATCATCGGCATCCTGGCCGCGATCGCGATCCCGAAGTTCGCGAACACCAAGGACAAGGCGTACGTCACGGCCATGAAGTCGGACCTCCGCAACATGGTGACCGCGGAAGAGGCCTTCTTCTCGGATTCGTCCAAGTACTCCACCGACCTGAGCGCGATCAACTTCAAGCAGTCCACGGGCGTGAACACGCCGGTGATCGCGACGGGCGCCGGCTACTGGTCGGCCACGGTCACGCACAGCCAGCTGGCCGGCCACACCTGCGCGATCGCGGTCAACACCACCAACCCGCTCGTGAGCACGGCGGGCGAGGGCGAGCCGGTCTGTAACTGA
- a CDS encoding prepilin-type N-terminal cleavage/methylation domain-containing protein — translation MLRNRKGFTLIELLIVVVIIGILAAIAIPKFANTKDKAYITAMKSDLRNMVTAEEAFFSDSSAYTTDLSSMNFRQSTGVNTPVISTGAGYWSATVTHSQLAGHTCAIAVNTTNPLVSTAGEGEPVCN, via the coding sequence ATGTTGAGAAATCGCAAGGGCTTCACGCTCATCGAACTTCTGATCGTCGTCGTGATCATCGGCATCCTGGCCGCGATCGCGATCCCCAAGTTCGCGAACACCAAGGACAAGGCGTACATCACGGCCATGAAGTCCGACCTCCGCAACATGGTGACCGCGGAAGAGGCCTTCTTCTCCGATTCGTCCGCCTACACCACCGATCTGAGCTCGATGAACTTCCGCCAGTCGACGGGCGTGAACACGCCGGTGATCTCGACGGGCGCCGGCTACTGGTCGGCCACGGTCACGCACAGCCAGCTGGCTGGCCACACCTGCGCGATCGCGGTCAACACCACCAACCCGCTCGTCAGCACGGCGGGCGAGGGCGAGCCGGTCTGTAACTGA